A window of Thermodesulfovibrio thiophilus DSM 17215 contains these coding sequences:
- a CDS encoding acyl-CoA dehydrogenase family protein, translating into MDYFLTEEQKMIKELARQIAEEHILPVRAELDETGEFPWEVMKILAQADMFRVFVPEEYGGLGTGALELCLVVEELSRICLGVSTTYAANALGTYPILLFGTDEQKKKYLPDIADGKRLVAFALTEPNAGSDAGGIQTTAVKDGDHYVLNGRKQWITNGGEAEIYTVIALTDKAKGARGASAFIVEKGTLGFSFGKKENKMGIRASATRELIFEDCRIPQSNMLSREGMGFIVAMKTLDQSRVGVGSQGLGVAQGAFEEAAKFAKQRVQFGQPVISFQAIQHMLADMAIQIEAARALIYSVARYIDSGAKDITKASAMAKTFATDVAMKVTVDAVQVMGGSGYMKDYPVEKMMRDAKILQIYEGTNQIQRNVIGQAIIKELTKAGF; encoded by the coding sequence GTGGATTATTTTTTAACTGAAGAACAAAAAATGATAAAAGAGCTGGCAAGACAGATTGCTGAGGAGCATATTCTTCCTGTTCGGGCAGAGCTGGATGAAACAGGTGAGTTTCCATGGGAGGTTATGAAAATTCTTGCTCAGGCAGATATGTTCAGGGTTTTTGTTCCGGAGGAATACGGAGGGCTTGGTACAGGTGCACTTGAACTCTGTCTTGTAGTTGAAGAGCTGTCTCGTATTTGTCTTGGAGTATCAACTACTTATGCTGCAAATGCACTGGGAACTTATCCAATTCTTCTTTTTGGAACAGATGAGCAAAAGAAAAAGTATTTACCGGACATAGCTGATGGGAAAAGACTGGTTGCTTTTGCTCTTACAGAGCCAAACGCTGGTTCTGATGCAGGAGGGATTCAGACAACTGCGGTAAAAGACGGAGATCATTATGTGCTTAATGGCAGGAAACAGTGGATTACAAATGGCGGAGAAGCCGAAATTTATACAGTTATTGCTCTTACAGATAAAGCAAAGGGAGCTCGTGGTGCATCAGCTTTTATTGTTGAAAAAGGAACTCTTGGTTTTAGTTTTGGCAAGAAAGAAAATAAAATGGGAATAAGAGCATCAGCAACAAGAGAATTAATATTTGAAGATTGCAGAATTCCACAGTCAAATATGCTGAGCAGAGAAGGTATGGGCTTTATTGTTGCAATGAAAACACTTGATCAAAGCCGTGTTGGTGTTGGATCCCAGGGACTTGGAGTTGCACAGGGTGCATTTGAAGAGGCTGCAAAGTTTGCCAAACAGAGAGTACAGTTTGGCCAGCCTGTGATAAGTTTTCAGGCAATTCAGCATATGCTTGCTGATATGGCAATTCAGATTGAGGCAGCTAGAGCACTCATTTATTCAGTTGCAAGGTACATTGACTCTGGAGCAAAGGATATTACAAAAGCATCAGCAATGGCAAAAACATTTGCCACTGATGTTGCCATGAAAGTAACAGTTGATGCTGTTCAGGTTATGGGAGGCTCTGGATATATGAAAGATTATCCTGTTGAAAAAATGATGCGGGATGCAAAGATACTTCAAATTTACGAGGGCACCAATCAGATTCAGAGAAATGTAATCGGGCAGGCAATAATAAAGGAACTTACAAAAGCGGGTTTTTAA
- a CDS encoding pathogenesis-related family 1 protein yields MPQSYSIELTSREKMELLDEHNLWRKQVGVAELKWASELERVAQDWAYKLSRQYGCKMIHSDNDFGENIFWANYNATAKIVVDYWAAEKFYYDYSTNSCRAGKSCGHYTQIVWRDTREVGCAKARCSNTEEIWVCNYRPAGNILNKRPY; encoded by the coding sequence ATGCCACAAAGCTATTCAATAGAGCTAACATCAAGAGAGAAAATGGAATTATTGGATGAACATAATCTGTGGCGAAAACAGGTTGGTGTGGCTGAACTTAAATGGGCATCAGAGCTTGAAAGAGTTGCTCAGGACTGGGCTTATAAATTGAGCAGGCAGTATGGATGTAAAATGATTCACAGTGATAATGATTTTGGAGAAAACATCTTCTGGGCAAACTATAATGCAACTGCAAAAATAGTTGTTGACTACTGGGCAGCGGAAAAATTTTATTATGATTATTCAACTAACAGTTGCAGAGCTGGTAAAAGCTGCGGGCATTACACTCAGATTGTATGGAGAGATACCAGAGAAGTAGGATGTGCAAAGGCTAGATGCAGTAATACAGAAGAAATCTGGGTCTGTAATTACAGGCCTGCGGGTAATATACTCAATAAAAGACCTTATTAA